The proteins below come from a single Panicum hallii strain FIL2 chromosome 7, PHallii_v3.1, whole genome shotgun sequence genomic window:
- the LOC112899405 gene encoding uncharacterized protein LOC112899405, with protein MRVRPMRKDNWTWGRPAAEKECVEIIEKTLWKRITEDGLNGVRLFGTMFSHRVVPLAVRLTKMWEYTGLTDPDRVSMTAVPDDKVWSWLDMVLKVGNQWVIKGLPAFSEEHPPNLGLGRPQSRPHLPKGACSG; from the exons ATGAGGGTGCGCCCCATGAGGAAGGACAACTGGACATGGGGGCGCCCTGCCGCGGAGAAGGAGTGCGTGGAAATTATCGAGAAGACACTATGGAAGCGCATCACGGAGGATGGCCTCAACGGGGTGCGGCTTTTCGGCACCATGTTCTCCCATCGAGTTGTCCCATTGGCCGTTAGGTTGACCAAGATGTGGGAATACACTGGCCTCACAGATCCCGATAGGGTATCAATGACGGCGGTGCCCGACGATAAGGTGTGGTCATGGCTTGATATGGTCCTCAAGGTGGGGAACCAGTGGGTCATCAAGGGTCTGCCGGCCTTCAGCGAGGAGCACCCGCCGAATTTG GGGCTTGGTCGTCCCCAATCCCGCCCCCACCTCCCAAAGGGGGCTTGCTCTGGCTGA